One part of the Anaeromicrobium sediminis genome encodes these proteins:
- a CDS encoding Ger(x)C family spore germination protein encodes MKYKIIRLLILTIFISLLTGCWSKREINELAIATAIGIDKSEEGYLVTVQLINPGEVASEKTSTRTAVTTYRTSGETILEALRRLTVETPRKIYMAHLRLLIYGEELAEEGIGETLDYFSRDHELRTDFYILVAKDTKAEKLLNVLTPVEQIPANKIFSSLEMSQKSWGPTHHVQLDELINSLVSKGKNPVLTGVSIKGEKEVGMSTKNLERVQPSTIVEITNIGGFRKDKLVGWLNEEESKGYNYIIGKVKSTIVVVSSNEKEKIAIELIRTNTKVKGKVEDGEPKIDVELWTEATIGDAGSEMDLSKSENIYKLEKKLGEKIKKAMEAAVNKAQTDLKSDIFGFGEAIHRADPKSWSKLEKYWDRRFENLEVNIKVIAKIRRQGTITKSFYKEVKE; translated from the coding sequence ATGAAATATAAAATTATTCGACTCTTGATACTAACCATTTTTATAAGTCTTTTAACTGGCTGCTGGAGTAAGCGGGAAATAAATGAACTTGCCATTGCTACGGCAATTGGAATTGACAAAAGTGAAGAAGGCTATCTTGTTACAGTACAACTTATCAACCCAGGAGAAGTTGCAAGCGAAAAAACCTCTACCCGTACAGCAGTCACTACATATCGAACTTCAGGAGAAACCATATTAGAAGCTCTAAGAAGATTGACCGTTGAAACACCCAGAAAAATATATATGGCCCATCTGAGATTACTTATATATGGTGAAGAATTAGCAGAAGAAGGCATAGGGGAAACTTTAGATTATTTCTCTAGGGATCATGAACTGCGTACAGACTTTTATATATTAGTAGCAAAAGATACAAAGGCTGAAAAACTTTTAAATGTTTTGACCCCAGTAGAGCAAATCCCAGCAAATAAAATATTCTCCTCATTGGAAATGTCTCAAAAGTCCTGGGGTCCAACCCATCATGTTCAACTAGATGAATTGATAAATAGCTTAGTTAGTAAAGGAAAAAATCCAGTATTGACAGGGGTTTCTATAAAGGGAGAGAAAGAAGTAGGAATGTCTACAAAAAATTTAGAAAGGGTTCAGCCCTCTACTATTGTAGAAATTACTAATATTGGTGGTTTTAGGAAAGATAAGCTTGTTGGTTGGCTAAATGAAGAAGAAAGCAAAGGATACAATTATATAATAGGTAAAGTAAAAAGTACCATTGTTGTGGTTTCTTCTAACGAAAAGGAGAAAATTGCTATTGAATTAATTAGAACAAACACAAAAGTAAAGGGCAAGGTAGAAGATGGAGAACCGAAAATAGATGTTGAACTTTGGACAGAAGCTACCATCGGTGATGCAGGATCCGAAATGGATTTGTCTAAATCTGAGAATATTTATAAATTAGAAAAAAAATTGGGAGAAAAAATAAAAAAAGCAATGGAAGCAGCAGTGAATAAAGCACAAACTGATTTAAAAAGTGATATATTTGGATTTGGTGAAGCCATTCATAGGGCAGATCCCAAATCATGGAGTAAATTGGAAAAATATTGGGATAGAAG